The DNA sequence TAGGATCGTATCCATGTGCATTTTGCGCTGGTGGAGGTGGGGGTGGTGGCggcattaataaatatattaggatCCAAAATAATTGAATCTGAAAGCCATCCCTCAACTCTCTAGGTCATTTATGTttttcttcaaggaaaaataaaaaaggttgATACACGATGTGCATGAGAACATCATCATACTTTTGGTTTTTCTCCTATGCCAACTGACTCTCCACGTACAGTAATCAAGTTGATCAAACATTATTATTCAATTGATCCCACCTTTTCATTCAGCGAAGACTTTTGAGGAGCACacacaaataataataataataataataataataataataataatagaacAATGACGCAATCTCCAGTTGTCGGTGGTGTTATTGTTGTTTATTATCGTTGCCCCCTCCTACACCTCTTCTATCCGTAAGTCTGCTCTGGCAGTTTTTCCTTGTCATTTTTAGTATCCCTAATTATGCTTGGGGTTGCCACGGGACCGGCAACAAAACCATCCACACAGCCCAGGGTTGTAACCGGACCAAATAGACCCACTACGGACCTAGAACCAACCTCGAAATAACTTGGTCCGATTTGGGTATCAATGGCCTCTTCTTCTGCTAGAGGCAGTCGTATTAAGCTTGGACTAATACTTGCTGAGCTCCCGCCAATAACAGTTTGACGTGTATTTCTCGAATTGTTGATTTCCTTGGTCCATTCCTCGTTCAAAATTCATTACACGTTGGCGTGCCGGATTTGTTACTAATACGATttggaaatatattttttagttaaaatatTAAAAGGTCGCTAACTTTAATCAATTTGGCGGCCATTAGAATTTTGATCCTCTGCTCGAATcaaataatagatattttattttctccaaaacaagatatatttttcaatttattaaAACCGCCTTATCAGCCACCATGACGACACGTAAACGGTCCCTGAGGACCATAAGTCAGCTCGAACCACCCAAAAGAGGAAACAAGGTCGGCCATGTGAAAGACGGTAAATAAATAAACACAACAAAGAGGCCCGTTTACCAAATAGATCAAACCTACTGGCGCATGTTAAATTCGCACTTGACAACTTCATAAGCATcactttgagagagagagagagagagagagagcggaaaagagaagaagcgcACTTCTTTCCTTAAGAGaaggaaaataaaattatagCGCACCAAACTGCGGCTCGCTCTCAACGGTCCGATTAGTGAACTTCCACTTCTTATCGCCATGATCTTTAAACATTTTGGTATACACCTTTACAGATCCATGTGGCGTCCATGAATATAGAGGCTTACCTGCAAGCTCACTGGATGCCAGTCCTAAcagacataattttttttactttctgaTCGCCGGGGGGTGGGGGAAGAAAAAGCAAAGCATGGCAATGATGCAAGTAAAGATCGCTTTTAAGAAGCACTCTCCTATGACACTCTTATTTTGAGAGCCATAAAATAAACttcaaaatagaaaagaataGGATGGATCTCGTGacaaattattttgattattgcGGTGAGGTCTTACCTCAACATGTTTGAGGCCATCTATCTACATCAGCTGAGTTCAAACCTTGCCGCACTTTCCTGCAACAGCTAGTACCATGGGAGCCAAATCATGCTTTTACCTGATAAGGCCAATCAGATAATATCAACATCAGAAGAAAACATTCAAGTGACGAGGATACTACAAGGAATCAGCAGACAGTGCTGAAGATTTAAGGCAGACAACTATGGAATGATAATGTTGTTCCTAATAAAGACCTGGCTATCATTCTGAACCCCCTTTCAAGAGTGTACCTATACAAGAGAAAAATAGCAAAGATCTATGAGAAGTGCTTGTCTCGACAAGTATCAACCAAAATGAACAACTGAAAAGAGAAACATTGACTACCGAGAAACATACCAGGATTCTCATGAATTCTTTGACTGCCATGTAACAGAGCATAGAATACTGTAAAATCCAAGTATTCAATTTATAGGGCATAAAGTATCAACTaccatgaaaaaataaatggcGCAATTCTACTTAGATGATAGCACTAGGCATAGCCCAAAGAATATACAATGACCATGCCGGTTGTAGGTTTATTTTACTGATATTTCTTTCATATGCTCACTCTTTCTTCTGCTCCATAATTTCACATGACCGATCATGTCATCTTACTCTATAATTACTTACCAGCACATACTACTCTAAACTAGCAACCAATAAAAGAATTCCATGGATCGTTGAGAAAGACAAAATGCATCACCAACTGAACTGTATTATATGATTCTCAAGTCATAAGCATCAGGGGCAGAGCCAGGATTATTTTCCTGGGTGGCCAACACAAAATACAGAAATTATCAGAGTTAATAATATACCTTTTGCATTATATATAGACGCAAATGTAAATAATGCTGTGCTTGATAGTAATTAAAGGAGCTATGGCACTTATTTCGATTAATTACTAGTTTACAGTCCTTATAACCAGATAGGTTGATCTTTATCTGTTTATAGATAAAAAAAGTGAAAGAAGATGAGAGATTCCAACATGATTCATTCACTAACAAAAGAACTAGAATTTTTATATAGTGAATAGTGAGCATAAAAAATGAAGATGGATGGACAGCTGAGCAAATTAGAGAAATTTTACTCTTTATTTTCAGTATAAATGGGTGTTTTTTTTCGAGCTATAAGGTGGAACTTTCTACCCTGTTTTATTTAAGATGATTAAGCTCAACAACAAAGAACAATCATGGTCTCTAGATATGATAAGAAGAACAATGCAAATAACCAAAATTTTACTAACTGCAAATTCAAAGCATAGCATAAAAGAGGTTTAAGgtcataaaaacataaaaactaTATGAAAAGTTAAATAATAGGATACGGATCATTTATAAGGTCTCATGTTTGCAGGCAATGAAATTTCAACAATCTATAACCAAAACTAACAAAACACTTCCCTTCTTGATGTAAAAACTAAAAGAACACTTGTTTTTCTATATCAAAATTTTTGAATCTAAAAgtgtcaatgaaataaaatcttaaaacagatgagaaaaacataaaataaatagaaaagaaTAAGGATTACTCTTTCACTGTTGTAATCTTTTATACCACATGTCTAAGACTtcctttttctcctcctttgTTCCCTTCTCATGGTCAAGAAatttctgtgtgtgtgtgtgtgttcccAAAACAAGATGGGAAAATCACCTTAATGGTCTTTTAAGATAAAGATGGCTAGAGGAATCCCACATATCTTAATTAAAtaccatttgtttatatttaaaTATCTTTCCTGCATGACTTGCTTGGGGAAGAAAAAAGGGGCATGtatattccttttttttaattaaaaaaaaagaaataacggAATGGACTCCTCTAGGAAAGATTTGGTAACACTACAACTATAGATATGATAGGAtcgttaaatttaaatttatttctatCTAAAACTCTAATGAgtttgagatctaaaatgtttCAAATTAGTGGGAACTTTTAAGTTTTAGCGGAATGGGCAGGCAAAGAGGGTTCACGTATAACAAAATGGGAAATCGCATGTGCAGGATTCGGAGGGGGGCACATATTCAAGTGTATATGGGGGTTTCCAAACATGAAAGAGAATGAACGGATATAAGACAAATGGATATAATAGTTTCGACTTAGGAGACCTATTTAATAATGAATAAATTTTAAGCTCCTATATTTTatggtgaaagaaaaatataaagccTGTTTTAACATATTATTGCCAAATATAAGGTATACCTCATGTTGTAAGAAAGCCTTATTGCTGTGCTTACTACTCTTGAGTTGAGTgaccttaaaaaataaaaaagcactACTACCTGGACATATGACATGGCATCTTATATGTGTTTGTTCATATGCATTCTTGTATTTTATACAATAAAGAATGAGCTAACCTATTTCTCCTTGAGTTCATAAATATTTACTATTGTTATCTTAGTGTTTAGACATTTAGAAACTACTCATCAACCATGGTTGATGGAGAAGTTGATGAAATAGAGACGGGTTCTTTTTTCCTCTCAAAGTTCTTGTCAAGTGATTagattgaaaagaaaattaaaataagtaCTGAGGAATCAACCTACATTCAATCCAAGTTATGCATACACCAACTATATGCATTTCATGTTAACAAATGTCTTCATGTGACTAATAAGCATACACCAAGTATGAGGGCCATAGTCCATTGCAATATACACATAAGCTAATTGCTCCAGCAAATTCACTACACCTATCTAAACCATCCAGCACTTCTTTTAAACTTCCATAGTCCAAAATCCAGAAAATGGTTGTCCAAGCTTAGTAATATGACTTTGGAGGCTTACTGTGAATGAGTTGGCCTCTGACCACCAAACGCCAACACTGATCAACTTCTTGCGATATAATACTTTGCAATATGGTCctttttaataagaaaaattaggCCTACCATCAATTCTAGCATTACAACTATCGATTGATGCCAGAACACCCAATAGGGGaataattttggattttttttgctGTTCTTTTGATGGGGTTAAAGATCCATGGAAGGCTGCTTTCAAGATCAGGATATGGTGTTTTAACCAATCCTACCACAAGCAACTTAATAAAGCTTGGCGGCGCTTGTTTTCCTTTAGTCACTCATAATTGAGTTGGACAAACTTATTTAGGCCTCCCCACTCCTTTAGCTGCATTCTTCCTTCAAACATTGCCTCATATTTGGTTTCTAATATTATCAACATGCCCAAATCCTAAGATGTTCTCAGCAATTCGCATCCAGTGACTATAGAGAATCCTCTGTAGCCTATGACAGCAAACAAAAGTCTCACCGcatctaaaaaaatataacCAACTATGAGAACAACTTAAGCGATGACTCCACAAAATAACTAAGCAAGATCTTTACAATCAACTGCTGACCTAGTCTTAGCCCAAACTGTGGTAAAGTTTCTAGCTTATACCATTTGATTGGTAGGAGAAAGCTACCACTATCTAAAGATAAAAACAATAAACCGTAAACAATTACTAGTTCAAAGGATATAATAAGTAATGAAGGAAAGTTATGTGCTTAGAAGCATCAAGAAGAAGCAAGAGTAAGTGAGGGAACAAGTCTTGATGATGATAAAGGTGAGCTCTAATAAAAGTTACGTAATAACAGAAGTTAGAAAAAAAACTTAGGTAATGCAAACCATGATTATACAAAAAGGTGGATGGGTAAACCTCTTTGCTTAAAAGTTAAAACTCTATGCAATCTAGTTATTCAATCATCTCTTCATTCTGTGGTTAGAAAGCTTAAATTATGACCATTCCGCAACaaactccatatatatatatatatatatatatatatatatatatatatatatatatatatatatatatatcattctaAGCTTAAGGCGTATCTGAAACTACAATACGAAAAACTTCAGTAGTTTAAATATAATTACGATTACTCATTACCTAACCTGTGCTAATAAATGTAgccgtcctcctcctcttccacaCTGTCCAAAACCAAGTCCTCACCCGGCAATGATGGCTCCAAGATTGGGAAGCTATCATCCCCAAAATCCTCTCCCACAATCTCCCTGCTGCATGCCTCCTCCTCCGAAAAGGCCGAAATCTTGACACCACCAAACCCAGAATAATCAACTGCAATCCTATCGACCACCTCATTCAAATCTCCAGAATCACCATCTTCCTCGTAAAAAACAGCAGGCGAATAGAACCCCTCCTCCTCGCATTCGTATTTATATCCGTAATCGTCGTCGTCATAATCATCAATGGTCGGGAATCCTGATCCAGTCTTCCTCTGCCAAGACCGCAGGATCTCCTCGCCGACCTGGCCGTTCTCCACGCGGGCCCACGGCACCCAGAGGTCGGCGTGCCGGCCCAGCGCCGTCCGCCCGTCCCCGACCACCACGGTCCGGAGGTCCGACTCCCTGGCCCGCCGGACCATCTCCGAGAAGTCGGAGTCGTCGGAGACGAGGAGGAGCCAGTCGATCCCCCGCGCCACGGAGTGCTGCAGCTGCCGCTTGAGGGCGGAGTCCGCCGCCTGGGGCTTGTCCTCCACCGTCCGCACGAGCACCCCCGCCCGCCGGAGCTCCGACGCGAGGCCGTACCCGGTCTTGGGGGTGAGCAGCTCGCGCGCGGCCTCCTCGTACTTGCGGTTCCCGGCGATGAAGCGCTCCCGGTAGCGCTGGCGCTTCTTTCCCTTGAGGGAGCGCATGCGGCCGACCTTCTTCTGGCGCTCGCGCTCGTGGAGCTGGCGGAAGTGCTTCTTAAGGTCCGGTCGGGTGCGGCAGCGGCGGCCGCAGACGCCGCAGACGTAGGTCTCGTCGGGAACGACGAGGCCCTTGCGCTCCAGGGCGTCCAGGCGGCGGCGCTCGCGGCGCTGGGCGAGCACCCACTGGGGGAGGTGGGCGAAGGCGTGGCGGTTCGCGTAGGCCGAGATGTCGACTACGCGGCCGAATAGCTCCCCAACGCGGCGGAGGGCGACGGCGGCTTCGTAGGGCGGTCCCCGGGGGGGCTTGTTGTCCAGGTCCCACAGGACCGCCACCCTCTGCTCCGTTCGCGCCGACCACATACCGTCGCGGCCGCGGATCATGTCCACCTCCGCCGTCGAGGCGGCCCGGAAGGGGGGCTGGGGGGCGGAGGCGAGGACGGGCATGGGCCCTCGAAGGGGTCGCAATCGCAATCGCAGTCGCAGTGGGGCTGGAAGAGAGACGAGGGGGAGGACGGGGCCAGGGCGGCAGAGATGAACGAGAGGAGGTGGTTTGAACGGCGGGATGCCGATGGCGGCAATCGGATTCATCTTCCTCGGCGGCGGGTGCGGCTGTTCAGCTCGCTCGCTATCCTCCGCGGCTCATCCCTACCGCTTGGAGATGCCAGCGATCGGGCACGTGCATAGCACGTGATGATAAGCTAACCAATTTTGCTCCCCCGGTTCTCTCCCTCTTCCAGGTATTTCCTCTTATGCGGTAAGCCACTAGTTAGCAGTTTGTAACCCGCGATATACGcggtgcaatttttttttttttttgtaaaattatttttagaataaaatattaaaaaatataatagagtAGATAActgaaatataataaaatataatagaggaaaaaaaattaattaatttttttaataatttgttgatataatattatgatatactattaatatacAAAATTTCAATTGCATATGTATAATTATTGATATAGtaagaaaatatattatataaaacaATAAGATCATGATCTAATTTATATATAAATTAGAAATAGAAAAGTATTGTATATACATGATCTTTAAATACAATATAGCGAGATTATTAATGATGtactttcttttttaaataagAACATGATCAcaaaaatacaataaaaattaataaaatattagtataatataataaatcatGAAGGTCATGGGTGGGGACagtattaataaaaaatatgtttttaCTAACATCAACATAATTAAGCAAATATAGttattaataatatcataaatttctATATTAATTTAGTGATATTGAGAAGTtctttatttaatataattaataagcTAATAAGTTTCTTATTAATGTATTAATAAGGTTCTTATTTAATACGACATTAAATAAGAGctttattaataatatttttaatatggtTATGGATGCTATATGGTACATGGAGAGCTCGTGGCAAATGAAGAGCTGAAGTAGAAATGTAGAATCTCTATTttaacatacatatatatatatatatatatatgtgtgcgcgcgcgcgcgcgtaaAAGATCTGATATATTTTCTCTATGGCTAATTTTAATAATGCAGTCCTAGTTAGATATCTCTTTTTAAGGTACTTCAATTAAACTTTTTATGGcaagaaaaaaattaacatGCCTATAATTTGAAACCTAATATTAGCACCAAATTCATGCTAATGTTTTTAAAGAAAAGGAATATGTGGTATATCTAAAATCTTTCATAGTACTTATGTTTTATCTGTTTGCATGAAAGATCTACAAGCCAATATAATTATATTTGCAATTCACGTGCAGGTCCAACAAACCATATGGCTCTAAATTGAATATGAGCGTCATGCCAGGGTTTCACGAGGAATACATTTGATGATCAATGGGAgccatttaagaaataaaaacaatgcaattagacAAATGTCGTTCAACATTTAATATGATAACATAAAATCTATAGGCAATCATGGATAGTTAATGAGTGGtattacaaaagaaaagaatatctG is a window from the Phoenix dactylifera cultivar Barhee BC4 unplaced genomic scaffold, palm_55x_up_171113_PBpolish2nd_filt_p 000046F, whole genome shotgun sequence genome containing:
- the LOC103696621 gene encoding uncharacterized protein LOC103696621, producing MNPIAAIGIPPFKPPPLVHLCRPGPVLPLVSLPAPLRLRLRLRPLRGPMPVLASAPQPPFRAASTAEVDMIRGRDGMWSARTEQRVAVLWDLDNKPPRGPPYEAAVALRRVGELFGRVVDISAYANRHAFAHLPQWVLAQRRERRRLDALERKGLVVPDETYVCGVCGRRCRTRPDLKKHFRQLHERERQKKVGRMRSLKGKKRQRYRERFIAGNRKYEEAARELLTPKTGYGLASELRRAGVLVRTVEDKPQAADSALKRQLQHSVARGIDWLLLVSDDSDFSEMVRRARESDLRTVVVGDGRTALGRHADLWVPWARVENGQVGEEILRSWQRKTGSGFPTIDDYDDDDYGYKYECEEEGFYSPAVFYEEDGDSGDLNEVVDRIAVDYSGFGGVKISAFSEEEACSREIVGEDFGDDSFPILEPSLPGEDLVLDSVEEEEDGYIY